The Sporosarcina ureae genomic sequence CCACGCCATTAGGTATCCACGCAGGAATTATTGGACTGATTGTGAATGTTGTTATTATGATCGTAGTAAGTTTGCTGACAAAATCAGAGAGAAGCGAGGAAGAAGACATTTATATTCGGAGCTGATCAATACATTTATAATTTAGTACAGAGAGGTGATCTATCGTGCATGCAGATATCGTATTTACTAATGGAGAAGTGATTACAGTCGATAAAGATTCTTCTATCATGAAAGCAGTAGCAATAAAAGATCAAACGATCATTGGTATCGGACAGAATGAAGGAGTTGGCGGGTTTATTGGAGAAAATACGAAAGTAATCGACCTGGAAGGAAAATCTCTTCTTCCAGGTTTCATTGATCCACACTTACATTTAACTATTTATGGAACGAACTTGCTCGGTATTAACTGTGCAAGTCTTGAAACCAACTCGTTGGGATTCTTGTATAAGGAGATGAAAAAAAGAGCGGAACATATAGCTAAAGGCGAGTGGATTCGAGTTACAGCCTTTAATGAAAATGCTATCAAGGAAAAACGTTTCCCTACCATTCAAGAGCTTGACGCTATATCTACTGAACATCCGATCGTAATTATTCGAGTTTGTAATCATACATCTATCGCGAATAGCAAAGCATTGGAACTAGTAGGTTTTACAAAGGAGTCCGCAAATCCTGTTGGAGGTGAAATCGAGCGTGATGCAAATGGGGAATTAACAGGGAAAATGATTGAGAATGCACATATGCAACTATTTACTGTAGCTGACTATAGTGCGGATGAAATTGAAAGAGGATTGAAATTAGCATCACAGGTATTTGTGGAATCTGGCATTACCAGTTTGCATGATGCCGGCAGTTATGGATGGGGACCAGATATTTTAAAGCTGATGAAAAAAAGTATAGACTCAGGTGATGTGAAAAATCGCGTGTATGCTCTTATTGGATCATTGACGGATTCCGAGTCATTCATCCGACATATGATCGATGAAGGTGTGGTTACGGGAGATGGTGATGAATGGTTTAAAATTGGACCCGCTAAACTCTTTACGGATGGTAGCAGTACAGGCCCCACTTTAGCCACAAGAAAACCATATAATAGTGACCCGACAGATACAGGCATACTCTATTATGATCAGGATAGAATGAATGAAGTTCTAGGTGAAGCTCACAGCAAAGGATACCAAATCACTGCGCATGCACAAGGTGATCGAGCGATTGAAATGGTGTTGAATTGTATTGAAGATGCGCTAGAGAAACATCCGCGAATAGATCACCGGCATCGTATTGAACATGGTGGAATAGCTAGTATTGATCTACAGGAACGGATGAAGGAGTTAGGAGTTGTAGTGATTCCTAACCCCGCTTTTATGTATGTGAATGGTGATGCCTATCTTGAATATTACGGTGAACGCGTAGATGTGATGTATCCGGCAAATGATTATTTGGAGAAGAGAATTCCCTTTGCATTTGCCTCCGATACGCCTGTGGTAGACCATAATCCACTTCTCGGCATTCATGCGGCAGTGAATAGAAAAACTGTTTCAGGCCAGGATGTAGGAATTTGTCAGAGAGTGAGTGTGCTTGAAGCCATCAAAGCCTCTACCTATATGGGTGCTTATGCGAGTTTTGATGAAAAACAAAAAGGTA encodes the following:
- a CDS encoding amidohydrolase, with the protein product MHADIVFTNGEVITVDKDSSIMKAVAIKDQTIIGIGQNEGVGGFIGENTKVIDLEGKSLLPGFIDPHLHLTIYGTNLLGINCASLETNSLGFLYKEMKKRAEHIAKGEWIRVTAFNENAIKEKRFPTIQELDAISTEHPIVIIRVCNHTSIANSKALELVGFTKESANPVGGEIERDANGELTGKMIENAHMQLFTVADYSADEIERGLKLASQVFVESGITSLHDAGSYGWGPDILKLMKKSIDSGDVKNRVYALIGSLTDSESFIRHMIDEGVVTGDGDEWFKIGPAKLFTDGSSTGPTLATRKPYNSDPTDTGILYYDQDRMNEVLGEAHSKGYQITAHAQGDRAIEMVLNCIEDALEKHPRIDHRHRIEHGGIASIDLQERMKELGVVVIPNPAFMYVNGDAYLEYYGERVDVMYPANDYLEKRIPFAFASDTPVVDHNPLLGIHAAVNRKTVSGQDVGICQRVSVLEAIKASTYMGAYASFDEKQKGSIEVGKLADLVVLDQSILSIDRASIKDLTVELTMIDGEIVYEKQYSKRK